From a single Oncorhynchus tshawytscha isolate Ot180627B linkage group LG29, Otsh_v2.0, whole genome shotgun sequence genomic region:
- the otulina gene encoding OTU deubiquitinase with linear linkage specificity a, which yields MTSLTFLAHVTCSQTMLLNVQACRGKNSFLKSTMSWVKSVQYSGEDVFDEDADDINLQDKEWKYNMKKRVKDGYVDGIDHGKEASLQLGFNMGYREGAASTMAIGQLKGIISAIQCWCQLQRPDTHTPASVTDLLQRVVKHEDSLMEAMKAALENPVPSVSDVSENMEDLGVGEVESGCCAGGGCSKGSDGCRKDSDMDIGPILPQKPRLSFTLPTDPFAITGESLEQLLQCCMDIVSELGLPQELIQHLQQLKSAKE from the exons ATGACGTCGTTAACTTTTCTGGCCCACGTGACTTGCAGTCAAACTATGTTACTAAACGTTCAAGCTTGTAGGGGCAAAAATTCATTTCTAAAGTCCACGATGTCTTGGGTTAAGTCTGTACAGTACAGTGGCGAGGACGTATTTGACGAGGATGCGGATGATATTAATTTACAGGACAAAGAATGGAAGTACAATATGAAGAAACGTGTGAAG GACGGCTATGTTGATGGCATCGACCATGGAAAAGAAGCGTCACTCCAGCTTGGTTTCAACATGGGATACAGGGAAGGAGCTGCAAGCACCATGGCCATTGGGCAGCTGAAAGGAATAATAAG TGCTATACAGTGCTGGTGCCAGCTCCAGAGACCAGACACCCACACCCCTGCCTCAGTGACTGACCTCCTACAGCGGGTTGTAAAGCATGAGGACTCTCTCATGGAGGCAATGAAGGCGGCTTTGGAGAACCCCGTACCCAGCGTCAGTGACGTTTCGGAGAACATGGAGGATCTGGGAGTTGGAGAGGTTGAGTCGGGCTGCTGTGCAGGCGGGGGATGCAGCAAGGGCTCAGACGGCTGTAGGAAAGACAGTGATATGGACATTGGTCCCATCTTGCCACAAAAGCCCCGTTTGAGCTTCACACTGCCCACAGACCCCTTTGCCATTACAGGGGAAAGTCTTGAGCAACTTCTACAGTGTTGCATGGACATAGTGTCTGAACTGGGTCTGCCCCAGGAACTGATTCAGCATCTACAGCAGCTGAAGAGTGCAAAGGAGTGA